Proteins found in one Magnolia sinica isolate HGM2019 chromosome 5, MsV1, whole genome shotgun sequence genomic segment:
- the LOC131245725 gene encoding subtilisin-like protease SBT1.2: protein MAHQTNPSKGPKIIFHLPFISFMLLFLVGPTHAQVHNLQTYIIHLHPQFLTTSGFSSRLQWHLSFLERTILSNNGTPPSSRLLYSYHSAIEGFAARLSEHELAVLRATPGVIAILPDHRLQLQTTYSYKFLGLDSSGDSPWARSKFGQGMIIGVLDTGIWPESPSFNDHNMPPVPNRWRGICQEGQSFNASACNRKLIGARFYHKDHRKSPSSPSITEYLSPRDAHGHGTHTSSIAAGNSVIGASVVGNGAGEARGMAPGAHIAIYKVCWFGSCFNSDILAGMDDGIRDGVDVLSLSLGGFPLPLYYDSIAISSFRATERGILVVCAAGNNGPIPYSVANEAPWITTVGASTVDRRFPAIVRMGNGQILYGESMYPRTHLSNDGKELDLIYGGIDGMDGAEFCYNGTLLKNRIGGKMVVCDRGPTGRAVKGEIVKESGGAAMILANTEINEEEDSVDVHVLPATLISYAESIRLKLYINSTIRPTARIEFEGTVIGKSRAPAVALFSSRGPSLTNPSIIKPDLIAPGVNIIAAWPENLGPTSLPEDSRRVNFTVLSGTSMACPHVSGIAALLRSAHPSWSPAAIKSAIMTTADDADHLGNPIMDGSKPAGIFAMGAGHVNPRRAMDPGLIYDIKPDEYIIHLCNLGYTTQEIFAITHRNVNCYRLLSKNVDFSLNYPSISVIFKRGTVRKMIRRWLTNVGPPNSTYLLQGNAPQWVKMRVRPERLTFSHLYERKDYRVWFISRKRIAEKKVSFSQGLLTWVHNHQSQYKVRSPISVTWAV, encoded by the coding sequence ATGGCTCACCAAACAAATCCATCCAAGGGACCCAAGATCATCTTCCATCTTCCCTTCATCTCATTTATGCTCTTATTCCTTGTGGGACCTACTCATGCTCAGGTCCACAATCTCCAAACCTACATTATCCACCTCCACCCTCAGTTCCTGACCACCTCAGGCTTCAGTTCAAGGCTCCAATGGCACCTCTCATTCCTGGAGAGAACCATCCTCTCCAATAACGGCACCCCACCGTCTTCCCGCCTTCTCTACTCCTACCACTCTGCAATTGAAGGTTTCGCAGCCCGACTCTCCGAACATGAACTCGCTGTCCTACGAGCCACACCTGGCGTGATCGCAATCCTTCCCGATCATCGACTCCAGTTACAGACCACTTACTCATACAAGTTCTTAGGACTTGATTCCTCTGGAGATAGCCCATGGGCTAGATCTAAATTCGGGCAAGGGATGATAATCGGAGTCCTTGATACTGGAATCTGGCCCGAAAGCCCGAGCTTCAACGATCACAACATGCCGCCCGTTCCTAACAGATGGAGAGGGATTTGCCAAGAAGGCCAGAGCTTCAATGCTTCCGCCTGTAACCGTAAGCTCATTGGCGCTCGATTCTATCACAAAGACCACCGAAAATctccatcctcaccgtccatcacaGAGTACCTATCCCCACGCGACGCGCATGGACATGGTACACACACGTCATCGATCGCAGCAGGGAATTCCGTCATCGGAGCGAGCGTGGTCGGCAACGGCGCCGGTGAAGCTCGAGGAATGGCGCCCGGGGCCCACATCGCAATTTACAAGGTCTGCTGGTTCGGCAGCTGTTTCAACTCAGATATATTAGCTGGAATGGACGATGGCATTAGAGATGGAGTCGACGTCCTTTCTCTCTCCTTAGGCGGTTTCCCGCTTCCACTCTACTACGACAGCATCGCTATCAGCAGTTTCAGAGCGACAGAAAGGGGTATTTTGGTAGTTTGCGCAGCGGGAAATAACGGTCCGATTCCGTACTCGGTCGCCAACGAGGCTCCTTGGATAACTACCGTGGGGGCCAGCACAGTCGATCGGAGATTTCCGGCGATTGTGAGAATGGGCAACGGTCAGATTCTATATGGAGAATCCATGTACCCGAGGACCCATCTATCAAATGACGGGAAAGAGCTAGATCTGATCTACGGTGGGATCGACGGTATGGATGGCGCGGAGTTTTGTTACAACGGCACTCTTTTAAAAAACAGAATTGGCGGGAAAATGGTGGTTTGTGATCGAGGGCCGACCGGAAGAGCTGTGAAAGGCGAAATTGTTAAAGAATCCGGCGGGGCTGCGATGATCTTGGCCAATACAGAAATCAATGAAGAGGAAGATTCCGTCGACGTGCATGTCTTGCCGGCGACGTTGATCAGCTATGCAGAGTCGATTCGCTTGAAGCTTTACATAAATTCCACAATACGGCCCACTGCCCGGATCGAATTCGAAGGAACGGTGATCGGAAAATCTAGAGCGCCAGCCGTCGCGCTTTTTTCATCAAGAGGGCCGAGTTTAACTAACCCTTCTATTATCAAACCTGATTTGATTGCTCCTGGTGTGAATATAATCGCTGCTTGGCCAGAAAACCTGGGTCCCACATCGCTTCCAGAAGATTCTAGAAGAGTGAACTTTACCGTCTTATCGGGAACTTCCATGGCTTGCCCTCACGTTAGTGGGATTGCAGCTTTGCTACGATCGGCCCACCCATCATGGAGCCCGGCCGCGATTAAATCTGCGATCATGACAACCGCAGATGATGCGGATCATTTAGGAAATCCGATAATGGACGGCTCAAAACCTGCAGGAATCTTTGCGATGGGAGCTGGACATGTCAATCCAAGAAGAGCGATGGATCCAGGGCTGATCTATGACATCAAGCCCGATGAATACATCATCCATCTATGTAATCTCGGATACACGACGCAGGAGATCTTCGCCATCACTCATCGCAATGTCAATTGCTATCGACTTTTATCAAAGAACGTTGATTTCAGCTTGAATTACCCGTCCATTTCAGTGATCTTCAAGCGGGGGACGGTGAGGAAGATGATCAGACGGTGGTTGACGAACGTGGGCCCACCTAATTCAACGTACTTATTGCAAGGAAACGCACCCCAATGGGTGAAAATGAGAGTTAGGCCAGAGAGATTAACATTCAGTCATTTGTATGAAAGGAAGGACTATAGAGTCTGGTTCATCTCAAGGAAGAGAATAGCTGAAAAGAAGGTGAGTTTTAGTCAAGGACTCTTGACATGGGTGCATAATCACCAGAGTCAGTACAAGGTTAGGAGTCCAATTTCAGTTACATGGGCAGTATAG
- the LOC131245727 gene encoding uncharacterized protein LOC131245727, with amino-acid sequence MQSVGPTTTAVPRRVMVVADPRPESEGALEWALSHALLARDELILLHVEPNSSRRHSFATFLKRPPTVPGQADPSSVEGGDYEFLDDMRTTCLALQPRVQVQVERVDMDGRDKASVILLQAKVFSVDLIVIGQRRHFSQIFLGGKLGGKSANKAPDTAEYLIENSKCLCVGVQKKGQKAGYVLNTKTRRNFWLLA; translated from the exons ATGCAgagcgtgggccccaccacgaccGCCGTGCCTAGGAGGGTGATGGTCGTGGCGGATCCCCGCCCTGAGTCGGAGGGCGCGCTGGAGTGGGCCCTCTCGCACGCTCTGCTCGCACGCGACGAACTAATCCTCCTCCACGTGGAGCCCAACAGCTCGCGGCGCCACTCTTTCGCCACGTTCCTCAAGCGCCCGCCGACGGTGCCAGGCCAAGCCGATCCCTCTTCTGTGGAAGGCGGGGACTACGAGTTCCTGGACGATATGAGGACGACGTGCCTGGCTTTGCAGCCCAGGGTCCAGGTCCAGGTCGAGAGGGTTGATATGGACGGCCGAGATAAGGCTTCGGTTATCCTCCTGCAAGCCAAGGTTTTCTCCGTCGATCTCATCGTCATTGGCCAGCGTCGCCATTTCTCCCAGATCTTCCTCGG GGGTAAACTAGGTGGAAAATCGGCGAATAAAGCACCAGATACGGCCGAGTATTTGATAGAGAACAGCAAGTGCCTGTGTGTAGGAGTTCAAAAGAAAGGGCAGAAAGCAGGCTATGTTCTCAACACTAAGACTCGTAGGAACTTTTGGCTTCTTGCATAG